The following coding sequences lie in one Homalodisca vitripennis isolate AUS2020 chromosome X, UT_GWSS_2.1, whole genome shotgun sequence genomic window:
- the LOC124370060 gene encoding uncharacterized protein LOC124370060 yields the protein MDAFRQCVLLALVLLEVAGRSEDECGSGRASCEVTAVQEGMVNLVCGGDLYRSSNTGRLDSNNGRLGEPIDRRNTSTLDNIKPESEGTDGTISDKVITQPADGLSVYTATTDRGPTRAAPIDRRNTSTLDNIKPESEGTDGTISDKVITQPADGLSVYTATTDRGPTRAAPIDRRNTSTLDNIKPESEGTDGTISDKVITQPADGLSVYTATTDRGPTRVAPIDCVWYNCTTEQKVQSHWSTVTTVQVTLLRNITFLDVSPFQNARTIILNSFGYSSFVTCGAKNVTELLTSSSNVDNPFFIRHMTGLKHLDLSNNKITVIPVDDLPKSVLYLDLSYNYVGIGKSIILPEALRVLNISYNSITNDKDIILKGNLTVLDLRGNKLVCVPILEMNNLEELYMSENKLYVLKGDVFTNLTSLVVLDLRGNCLNSLEETVFQGLHKLQRLDMSENNVVSLAPATFQFLSNLIALSLSGNSNLGNLQNVEDASFLFGTGQRLQVIDASKTNLTRIPSTLTRSVRKLIISDNLIGGIQCGDLDSYPLLQTMQISNNLISDIEEDALGRLDFLSNLLLSGNKLTVIPKSLPNQLQIFDLRCNSIEKLTKYDFLGLQKLQVLLLSRNKITIIEDGAFGQLTTLEVLDLSHNPIKSLSRTSFLGPRKLREIYLISLKDLIPIQEPFSFPAPESAHLEVLNMESSPILATQLMEDVAALTMFHELFELNLNHCRLSTLRSDLPAYLPRLHKLELTGNKFNCTDIVWLVKWLQALNISMRDTGRFRREIYNLKDICCEEATESKSYDEMTVICASPAYLSGKQIISLEEEDFPDLKLTSSPHPPASQVSITTSYLARSRPNSANNTSSSVLGMIDTPIKTTLSIYNVTQIASYEVSTTHTISRTSLENTLLNTIPHEPNLKRTESTEFQDTATRVSKVEFLKTWSEDISRNRSAQKWRYLNSETKYQLATSEPIVSLLNDTNTILSDYDNHMNESISSGVYMAHGLSAPSHPGMMVFLAIVGIFFLAASTMVYSQCSRARRAREYRHHQDIEVSSFGGNELW from the coding sequence ATGGACGCCTTTAGGCAATGTGTCCTCCTGGCACTCGTGTTGTTAGAAGTGGCAGGACGCTCCGAGGACGAATGTGGGAGTGGAAGAGCGAGTTGTGAGGTGACGGCGGTCCAAGAGGGGATGGTGAACTTGGTGTGTGGAGGAGACCTGTACAGATCAAGCAATACTGGCAGACTCGACTCGAATAATGGGCGACTAGGCGAACCCATCGACCGGCGCAATACAAGTACACTGGACAATATTAAACCAGAGAGTGAAGGAACAGATGGAACAATCAGTGATAAAGTGATTACACAGCCGGCCGATGGGCTTTCCGTCTACACTGCGACAACAGACCGAGGGCCGACCAGAGCCGCACCCATCGACCGGCGCAATACAAGTACACTGGACAATATTAAACCAGAGAGTGAAGGAACAGATGGAACAATCAGTGATAAAGTGATTACACAGCCGGCCGATGGGCTTTCCGTCTACACTGCGACAACAGACCGAGGGCCGACCAGAGCCGCACCCATCGACCGGCGCAATACAAGTACATTGGACAATATTAAACCCGAGAGTGAAGGAACAGATGGAACAATCAGTGATAAAGTGATTACACAGCCGGCCGATGGGCTTTCCGTCTACACTGCGACAACAGACCGAGGGCCGACCAGAGTCGCACCCATCGACTGTGTGTGGTACAACTGTACGACAGAACAGAAAGTGCAAAGTCATTGGTCTACAGTCACTACAGTGCAAGTTACGTTGTTAAGAAATATAACGTTTTTGGATGTTTCTCCTTTCCAGAATGCGAGGACTATTATTCTAAACTCGTTTGGTTACTCTTCGTTCGTGACTTGTGGTGCTAAAAATGTTACGGAACTCTTGACCTCGTCTTCTAATGTTGACAATCCTTTCTTTATCCGGCATATGACAGGTCTGAAACATTTAGATCTTTCAAACAACAAAATTACAGTAATACCAGTTGATGATCTACCTAAATCTGTATTGTATTTAGATTTATCCTATAATTACGTCGGGATCGGTAAGAGTATTATCCTTCCTGAAGCTCTCAGAGTACTGAATATTTCTTACAATAGCATAACAAATgataaagacattattttaaaaggCAATCTGACAGTATTAGATCTGAGAGGAAATAAATTGGTTTGCGTTCCTATTCTTGAAATGAACAATTTAGAAGAGCTATACATGTCTGAAAATAAACTATATGTTCTAAAAGGGGACGTTTTTACTAACTTGACATCACTCGTGGTTTTGGATCTTCGAGGAAACTGCTTGAATAGTCTCGAGGAGACAGTGTTTCAAGGGTTGCACAAACTGCAGAGATTGGATATGTCCGAAAACAACGTCGTATCTTTAGCACCAGCAACCTTTCAGTTTTTAAGTAACCTTATCGCTTTATCGCTGTCTGGTAATTCAAACCTAGGAAATTTACAAAACGTTGAAGACGCGTCTTTTTTGTTTGGAACTGGTCAACGCCTTCAAGTCATTGACGCATCAAAAACAAATCTAACAAGGATACCTTCGACATTAACGAGATCCGtaagaaaactaattatttcagACAACCTTATTGGTGGTATCCAGTGTGGAGATCTGGACAGTTACCCGTTACTTCAAACCATGCAAATCTCCAACAATCTGATTTCTGACATCGAAGAAGACGCTTTAGGAAGACTGGATTTTCTTTCAAATCTTTTATTATCCGGTAATAAACTTACCGTTATTCCTAAAAGCCTTCCCAACCAGTTGCAAATATTTGATTTGAGGTGTAACTCTATAGAGAAACTCACAAAGTACGATTTTTTGGGTCTGCAGAAACTTCAAGTACTACTGCTATCAAGAAACAAAATAACCATTATCGAAGACGGTGCTTTTGGACAGCTAACCACTCTAGAGGTCTTAGATCTCTCCCACAATCCTATCAAATCCTTGTCCAGAACGTCATTCTTAGGGCCAAGAAAGTTAAGAGAAATTTACTTGATTTCATTGAAAGATCTGATCCCCATTCAAGAACCATTTTCATTTCCAGCCCCTGAATCCGCTCACTTGGAAGTTTTAAATATGGAGTCCAGTCCGATTCTAGCCACACAACTCATGGAAGATGTCGCTGCCCTAACGATGTTCCATGAACTGTTCGAGCTCAATTTGAACCACTGTAGACTGTCCACCCTAAGGAGTGATTTACCTGCGTACCTTCCGAGACTGCACAAGTTGGAACTGACCGGTAACAAGTTTAACTGCACCGACATAGTCTGGCTAGTCAAGTGGCTGCAGGCTCTGAACATTTCGATGCGAGACACCGGTAGATTCAGACGAGAGATATATAACTTAAAGGATATATGTTGTGAAGAAGCCACCGAATCTAAAAGTTACGACGAAATGACTGTAATATGCGCCAGCCCCGCGTATCTCTCAGGAAAACAGATCATCTCTCTCGAGGAGGAAGATTTCCCTGATTTGAAGTTAACGAGTTCTCCGCATCCGCCAGCGAGTCAAGTTTCTATCACCACATCTTATCTCGCACGTTCTCGCCCGAACTCGGCGAACAATACATCATCCTCAGTATTAGGTATGATCGACACGCCGATCAAAACAACTCTATCTATTTATAACGTTACTCAAATCGCTTCTTACGAAGTTTCAACTACACACACAATATCTCGAACTTCTCTCGAAAATACACTGTTGAACACTATTCCTCACGAGCCGAATCTCAAAAGAACAGAAAGTACTGAATTTCAGGACACTGCGACCCGCGTATCAAAGGTGGAATTTTTAAAAACGTGGAGCGAAGATATTTCGAGGAATCGATCGGCACAAAAGTGGAGGTATTTAAATAGTGAAACAAAATACCAACTAGCGACCTCAGAGCCGATCGTTTCGTTACTAAACGACACAAACACTATTCTGAGTGATTATGACAATCACATGAACGAGTCGATCAGCTCGGGAGTGTACATGGCACACGGGCTTTCGGCGCCCTCCCACCCGGGCATGATGGTCTTCCTGGCGATCGTCGGTATCTTCTTCCTGGCAGCGTCCACGATGGTGTACTCGCAGTGTTCGCGTGCCAGGAGAGCCAGAGAGTATCGGCACCACCAGGACATAGAAGTCTCCAGTTTCGGCGGTAATGAACTGTGGTGA